From one Doryrhamphus excisus isolate RoL2022-K1 chromosome 9, RoL_Dexc_1.0, whole genome shotgun sequence genomic stretch:
- the pcdh8 gene encoding protocadherin-8, which translates to MAKLLPGCCCFLVALFICTVQCTTTRYFTYEEDSPGTEIGNLSRDLKIDPADGHDTSFRFMQENNSSVVHMREADGLLSVAELIDRELLCPDGSPRCFLTFDVVALSRDKYQLIHVEIEVRDINDHAPMFARNDTSLEIMENEPLDARFPMPIAVDPDVGENYIQSYNISPSSHFIVEMRQREDGLKIAELVLVRELDREMEDSYVVEVTATDGGVPARSGSMTVRIKVLDFNDNGPTFEHGSLKVELNEDSPVGHRVVRVHAFDPDEGINGEVMYAFDSISPEAARVFHIDPHTGDVTLRTRVDFERRRSYELLVKASDLGARPASSSCKISIEVLDVNDNAPEISIKPMTPSADAVAYITEAAAAESFVALISTADRDSGSNGYVRVSLLGHEHFTLQQAYGETFMIVTTSTLDRERIPEYNLTVVAEDLGNPPFKTVKQYTIRVTDENDNAPLFSKSVYEVSVIENNIPGSYVTTVVARDPDVGKNGKVSYKILDSEVPGGSPVSTYVSVDAQTGSLYTVRSFDYESIQEVELVIQAEDKGVPSLSSTSTIKIRVVDQNDNYPYFTFPILFNDSADIPLPLNAPSSYLALRLSAEDMDDGVNGDLSYHMLQGDHKLFTINKDTGEIALKQWLVAQIGDTLDLVVAVSDHGRSPLSSSATIRFVVTDTEPSEDQAVVFLHSDDNEEGIMAGLDGSLVVIIVLSGGCALLLVAIVAVAVKCRVGRSSAGISKREAHHNLFESRPPMGSAHGNIYTGQRGFFLERTASSLDDSCLYEERSSDSESKMFLPSKLFQTSAWQGDKYCLQVSGIGNTDQLSVKDSGKGDSDFNDSDSDISGDGGKRSFSTFHPKQKSSSSTANSLGGDCQGTYCAIPPQCFRTPRDLAYANGFSPATLFNDMHRYNHSWKDSSYGTNPQKTRCTVQTFSGRTLPPYLPQSHNEAPIQKQSPNIVTVATELEVATMF; encoded by the exons ATGGCAAAACTTCTGcctggctgctgctgctttttggttgctttatttatttgcacGGTCCAGTGCACCACCACGAGATATTTCACCTACGAAGAGGATTCACCGGGGACAGAAATAGGCAACCTGTCCAGAGATCTGAAGATTGACCCAGCTGATGGACACGACACCTCCTTCCGCTTCATGCAGGAGAATAACTCCTCCGTGGTGCACATGAGGGAGGCCGACGGGCTGCTGAGCGTGGCCGAGCTCATCGACCGGGAGCTGCTGTGTCCCGACGGTTCCCCGCGGTGTTTCCTCACCTTCGACGTGGTTGCTCTCTCCAGAGACAAATACCAGCTCATCCATGTGGAGATCGAAGTGCGGGACATCAATGACCATGCGCCCATGTTCGCACGCAACGACACCAGCTTGGAGATCATGGAGAACGAGCCCCTGGACGCACGCTTCCCGATGCCCATCGCCGTGGACCCGGACGTGGGTGAGAATTACATCCAGAGTTACAACATCTCCCCCAGCAGTCACTTCATCGTGGAGATGCGGCAGAGAGAAGACGGGCTTAAGATCGCAGAGCTGGTCCTGGTGAGGGAGCTGGACCGGGAGATGGAGGACTCCTATGTTGTGGAGGTGACCGCCACCGATGGAGGCGTGCCCGCTAGGTCTGGATCAATGACGGTTCGAATCAAGGTCCTGGACTTCAACGACAACGGGCCTACTTTTGAGCACGGCTCCCTGAAGGTGGAGCTCAACGAGGACTCTCCAGTGGGCCACCGCGTGGTCCGAGTGCACGCCTTTGATCCAGATGAAGGCATAAATGGCGAAGTGATGTACGCGTTTGACTCCATCTCACCTGAAGCAGCTCGCGTTTTCCACATCGATCCACACACAGGTGACGTGACCCTTAGAACCCGGGTGGACTTCGAAAGAAGACGGTCCTACGAGCTCCTTGTCAAGGCGTCAGATTTAGGCGCTAGACCCGCATCGTCAAGCTGTAAGATCTCCATCGAGGTTTTAGATGTGAACGACAACGCGCCCGAGATCAGCATCAAGCCCATGACCCCCAGCGCCGACGCCGTAGCCTACATTACCGAAGCGGCTGCAGCAGAGAGCTTCGTCGCTCTCATCAGCACCGCAGACAGGGACTCCGGCTCCAATGGATACGTGCGCGTCAGCCTCCTCGGCCACGAGCATTTCACCCTGCAGCAAGCCTACGGCGAGACCTTCATGATCGTCACCACGTCCACTTTGGACCGAGAGAGGATCCCTGAGTACAACCTGACTGTTGTTGCAGAGGATTTGGGTAATCCTCCTTTTAAAACAGTGAAACAGTACACTATCAGGGTCACTGACGAAAACGACAACGCCCCTCTGTTCAGTAAATCGGTGTATGAAGTGTCCGTCATCGAGAACAACATCCCCGGCTCTTACGTCACCACCGTTGTGGCTCGTGATCCCGATGTGGGCAAGAACGGCAAAGTCTCGTATAAGATTCTAGACTCTGAAGTACCAGGAGGGTCACCCGTGTCCACCTATGTCTCCGTGGACGCACAAACAGGTTCTTTGTACACCGTGAGATCTTTTGACTATGAGAGCATCCAGGAAGTGGAGCTGGTCATCCAAGCTGAAGACAAAGGTGTCCCCTCGCTATCCAGCACCTCAACAATCAAGATCCGAGTCGTAGACCAGAACGACAACTACCCTTATTTCACTTTCCCGATACTTTTTAATGACTCTGCTGACATTCCACTGCCCTTGAACGCCCCTTCGTCGTATCTAGCCTTGCGTCTCTCTGCTGAAGATATGGACGACGGTGTGAATGGCGACCTGTCGTACCACATGCTTCAAGGCGACCACAAGCTTTTCACCATCAATAAAGACACAGGAGAGATCGCACTCAAGCAGTGGCTAGTGGCCCAAATCGGGGACACATTGGACCTTGTCGTGGCCGTGAGCGACCATGGACGCTCGCCGCTCTCCAGCAGCGCCACGATACGTTTCGTGGTCACCGACACGGAGCCCTCAGAGGACCAAGCGGTGGTGTTCTTACATTCAGACGACAACGAAGAAGGCATCATGGCAGGGTTGGACGGGTCGCTGGTTGTCATCATCGTGCTCAGCGGGGGGTGCGCTCTGTTGCTGGTCGCCATTGTTGCCGTCGCTGTGAAGTGCAGAGTGGGACGCAGCAGCGCAGGGATCTCCAAAAGAGAGGCAcatcacaatttatttgagagTAGGCCGCCCATGGGGTCAGCGCATGGCAACATTTACACTGGTCAGAGGGGTTTCTTCCTGGAGAGGACGGCGTCTAGTCTAGATGACTCCTGCTTGTATGAAGAGAGGAGCAGCGACTCTGAGTCAAAG atgttcCTGCCCTCTAAGCTTTTCCAAACATCAGCATGGCAAGGCGACAAATACTGCTTGCAAGTGAG TGGCATCGGCAACACGGACCAACTGAGCGTGAAGGACAGCGGCAAAGGGGACAGCGACTTCAATGATTCCGACTCTGACATCAGTGGAGATGGAGGCAAGAGGAGCTTCAGCACCTTTCACCCCAAACAGAAGA GTTCATCCAGCACTGCTAACAGTTTAGGGGGAGATTGCCAAGGAACCTACTGTGCGATACCGCCACAGTGCTTCAGGACCCCCCGAGACTTGGCGTACGCCAACGGCTTCTCCCCGGCAACACTTTTCAATGATATGCACCGTTATAACCACTCCTGGAAGGACTCTTCTTACGGTACCAATCCACAAAAAACACGATGCACCGTACAGACCTTCTCCGGAAGAACCCTCCCGCCTTACCTCCCCCAGTCTCACAATGAGGCACCCATCCAGAAGCAGAGTCCAAATATTGTTACAGTAGCCACAGAGTTAGAGGTTGCCACTATGTTTTAA